One Mya arenaria isolate MELC-2E11 chromosome 5, ASM2691426v1 genomic window carries:
- the LOC128235517 gene encoding uncharacterized protein LOC128235517 — protein sequence MMASDQDDGLGRWARIREMASNQEDGLGSERWAQIREMGSDQGDGVGRWAWIREMAPIREMCSDQGDRLGSGRWASIREMGSDQGDGFDRWARIREMGLDHGDGLRSVRWAPIRDMGSDQEEGLFSGRLALIREMDSGDGLRRWAREMGSDQGMGSGDGLGSGRLAPIREMGSGDGLGSGRWVPIREMGSGR from the coding sequence ATGATGGCCTCGGATCAGGATGATGGGCTCGGAAGATGGGCTCGGATCAGGGAGATGGCCTCGAATCAGGAAGATGGGCTCGGATCAGAAAGATGGGCTCAGATCAGGGAGATGGGCTCCGATCAGGGAGATGGGGTCGGGAGATGGGCTTGGATCAGGGAGATGGCTCCGATCAGGGAGATGTGCTCCGATCAGGGTGATAGGCTCGGATCAGGGAGATGGGCTTCGATTAGGGAGATGGGCTCGGATCAGGGAGATGGGTTCGATAGATGGGCTCGGATCAGGGAGATGGGCTTGGATCACGGAGATGGGCTCCGATCAGTGAGATGGGCTCCGATCAGGGATATGGGATCGGATCAGGAAGAAGGGCTATTTTCAGGGAGATTGGCTCTTATCAGGGAGATGGACTCGGGAGATGGGCTCAGGAGATGGGCTCGGGAGATGGGCTCGGATCAGGGGATGGGCTCGGGAGATGGGCTCGGATCAGGAAGATTGGCTCCGATTAGGGAGATGGGCTCGGGAGATGGGCTCGGATCAGGGAGATGGGTTCCGATTAGGGAGATGGGTTCGGGGAGATGA